Proteins from one Ranitomeya variabilis isolate aRanVar5 chromosome 1, aRanVar5.hap1, whole genome shotgun sequence genomic window:
- the LOC143793632 gene encoding olfactory receptor 6B1-like: MERKENLTNLISTFIIIGFPSSHPIQILFFFLFLFMYILTTVENLLVILIIWNSRNLHKPMYFFLGNLSFLEAWYVTVTVPKLLSIFLTENKQITLTACMTQLFFFLFLGCTECVLLTVMAFDRYVAICNPLYYVTIMNWHFCFVLASGTWITGFVISIIKIYFISQLNFCRSNLVNHFYCDVSPLLNLACTDMKKTEVVDFILALIILLGPLLLTCLSYMCILATIIRIPHSSGRKKAFSTCASHLVVVVILYSTTLFMYARPSKAQSVNSNKLVSVVYTVLTPFLNPIIYCLRNKEVKEAVYKLLPKS, from the coding sequence ATGGAAAGAAAAGAAAATCTGACAAACCTGATCAGCACCTTTATTATCATTGGATTCCCCTCCTCTCATCCTATTCAGAttctcttcttttttctttttctcttcatgTACATATTGACTACAGTTGAAAACCTTCTTGTCATACTCATTATCTGGAATAGTCGAAATCTCCACAAACCCATGTATTTCTTTCTTGGAAATTTGTCATTCTTGGAGGCATGGTATGTAACAGTCACTGTCCCCAAATTATTATCCATATTCCTCACAGAAAATAAGCAGATTACATTGACGGCCTGCATGACCCAACTCTTCTTTTTCCTCTTCTTGGGCTGTACGGAATGTGTGCTCTTAACAGTCATGGCATTTGATCGATACGTAGCTATCTGCAACCCTTTGTATTATGTCACTATTATGAACTGGCATTTTTGCTTTGTTCTGGCATCAGGGACATGGATCACTGGCTTTGTGATATCTATAATTAAGATTTACTTTATTTCTCAGCTTAATTTTTGTAGGTCAAACTTGGTCAACCACTTTTATTGTGACGTGTCTCCACTACTCAACCTCGCCTGCACAGACATGAAGAAAACTGAAGTTGTAGACTTTATTCTGGCCCTTATTATCCTCTTAGGGCCACTTTTGCTGACTTGTCTTTCCTATATGTGCATTTTAGCAACAATCATTCGAATCCCACACTCCAGTGGGCGTAAAAAAGCTTTTTCCACTTGTGCTTCTCATTTGGTAGTTGTTGTCATCCTTTATTCAACAACGCTTTTCATGTATGCTAGGCCAAGCAAGGCTCAGTCGGTAAATTCCAACAAACTGGTGTCTGTTGTCTACACGGTGTTGACACCTTTCCTAAATCCAATCATCTATTGCCTAAGAAACAAGGAAGTGAAGGAGGCCGTCTACAAACTTCTCCCTAAAAGCTGA
- the LOC143793633 gene encoding olfactory receptor 6M1-like: MDNQSIATQFFLVGFSISLELQSLLLVVFFVIYLMTVAANVGIIILVRVDSRLHTPMYFFLSQLFFLEIWYTSSIAPKLLCNLAGWKTISFFGCILQTYFYFSLGSTEFFLLGIMAIDRYLAICNPLRYHSIMIGQVCVQATVACWSVAFLSVFFLILFISRLTFCQPAIINHFFCDLPALLKLSCKDTFLEEITVFLFACIIILTSLFFTVASYVFILSTILKIPSNKRRQKAFSTCVSHFTVVSILYGTVIFIYVRPSVSYPLNVNKVMALFNTVVTPLLNPLIYCLRNKEVKEAARKLLNTKGLPMDDITYNSK, translated from the coding sequence ATGGATAACCAGAGCATTGCAACACAATTTTTCTTGGTTGGGTTTTCTATCTCATTGGAACTCCAGTCTTTGCTTTTGGTGGTTTTCTTTGTGATCTACTTAATGACTGTGGCAGCAAATGTTGGAATCATTATTTTGGTTCGTGTAGACAGCAGACTCCATACTCCCATGTATTTTTTTCTTAGCCAGCTCTTTTTCTTAGAGATCTGGTATACATCGTCGATTGCGCCAAAGCTCTTATGTAATTTGGCTGGCTGGAAAACTATATCATTTTTTGGATGCATCTTACAAACATATTTTTACTTCTCTTTGGGTTCCACAGAGTTTTTCCTCCTTGGTATAATGGCCATTGACCGTTACTTGGCAATATGCAATCCTTTGCGTTATCACTCCATCATGATTGGCCAAGTATGTGTACAGGCTACTGTAGCTTGCTGGTCTGTTGCTTTCCTATCTGTATTTTTCCTTATACTTTTTATATCTCGCCTGACATTTTGCCAGCCTGCTATTATCAACCATTTCTTTTGTGACCTCCCAGCTCTTCTGAAGCTTTCATGTAAGGATACCTTCCTAGAAGAAATTACAGTCTTCTTATTTGCTTGCATCATCATTCTCACCTCACTGTTTTTCACTGTTGCATCTTATGTGTTCATCCTCTCTACTATACTTAAAATTCCATCCAATAAAAGAAGGCAAAAAGCTTTCTCCACGTGTGTCTCACATTTCACGGTGGTCAGCATCCTCTATGGCACAGTCATATTTATCTATGTTCGTCCTAGCGTGTCCTATCCATTGAATGTCAACAAAGTCATGGCTCTTTTTAACACTGTGGTGACTCCTTTACTTAACCCTTTAATTTATTGCCTACGTAACAAAGAAGTAAAAGAAGCTGCGAGGAAATTGCTAAACACAAAGGGTTTACCAATGGATGACATAACGTACAACAGTAAGTGA